The Setaria viridis chromosome 9, Setaria_viridis_v4.0, whole genome shotgun sequence sequence AGTTCTTGCTGAGCCTCCCGATCCCCGCCAAGTACCATTACCTGAGTCAGATCGGCGGCAGGCTCCACGCGGTGATCATCAAGTACAGCCCCGACGGCGAGGTGCTGGACATCCTGGAGGACACCAAGGGGGAGGTGGTGAGAGCCGTCAgcgaggtggaggagaaggatgggAAGCTCTGGATAGGGTCCGTCCTGATGCCGTTCATCGCCGTCTTTGACCTCACCAAGGCGTCTTAGCCGCCCCGGTCGTATTCCATCGATCCCAATAATTTGGTGCTACAGCAAACTGGAGCTGTTTGACTCCCCTGCCCTTTTTTAGTACTAGCAATGTAAGTTGCTGACGTTTTAGATTCCCCCTCGAACTTTTAGGAATGATGAACAGCTCGTGTTTTATGAATCCAGATTTGTCACGTGTGTTCCTGGCTTCGAATCTTCGATCTGTTCCAATTTGTATTTGGTAATGCATGCGTATATATAGTTTTAAAAGAAGAGAACCATCTTTTCTCATCGTCGTATATTTATATTTGGTAATGCCAAAAATAATTTAAGGCGCATCAGGATCTTCGAAAGGGCGCAAGTGTGAAGAGCATGGTGCCGGATCTTCTACGGTCGCGGGCGGGGATCGAATCCACGGGTCCAGCCGGCGACGGACGCCACGAGAAACATCCAAACGGGGATGCACAATGCAACGTATCGCAAAAAGGCACGCAgacgaggaaaaaaaaactgcatcGATGATGAACTGTGATCTGTTATGATTTATGAACTTATTGATTAGCTTAACAATCACAAATGACAGATTGTTCGAACACAACTTTCAGATTCCACCGTTCCAGTTCCAGCATTTGCTGGCTTACATGGGGGACCAGGACCTGTATCCCATGCTGCTGCATCTGCCGGTGTGATCCAAGGTGTCCAAGCCCAAAACAATGGCGTACGAATCCAACAGTCCCCAATCCACACGGGACAGATTCGCACGTGTCGATCAAGAACAAGTGCACGGCCAGACGCACGATGCTGCTGCAGCGACTGGCACCCCACCAAGAACGCTCGAAGCCTCAAGAACTCATCGAGTGATTGTTGGCGATTTGGCGTGCTTGTGTCTACTCGCTATAACACCCAGCAAAATtgcgaggaggagagggagaggagccgCGCGCTGCCTGGCTGCTACTGGTGGCgcatggaggcggaggagctggagccggaggAGACGGTGCGCCAGAAGCCGGCGCCGTAGAACCGGGAGCTCATGATCTCGCGCTCGAACtccgacaccgccgccgccgcctcctcctcctcggtctccagcggcgacgaggccgcgcCGATCATCGCCTTGCCGCTGCTCCCGGACGGCGACGCgggctccgccaccgccgccgccgaccgcttCTTGCGGCTGACACggtggcgcctcctcctccgcttcacCCGCCGCATGACGCCCGCGGGAAGCTTGACGGTGACGAGCAGCAGGACGTCGAGCAGCGCCagcgggcagcagcagcataccGCCGCGCAGttggccgccgcctgccccgccccctccccgcaCCCCGGCTGGGGCtcatgctcctcctcctccccgtgcCGCCCGTACTCGCGCATGCGCCCCCCGCTTCCCCGCTTGATCACGAGCCCCGCCCGGCGCCGATGCTTCTGTTTCTTGGGAGTCCTTACCGCCCCGGACAAGGCGACGCCGGCTGCCAAAACAACCTGCCAAGAATCTACGCAAGATATCCTCCTACTCTCGGATGCACTGGTATGTACTATTTAGAGACGATCTTTATTggttggtggtggaggagagagagagggaggaagacgaggaggaggggatTGTGGCGGCGATGGCGTGCGTGGCGTCGGGCTTCCTTTTTCTTGCTCGCCAGGGAGGGGAAGAAAAAATCAATCCCCAATTTTCCTTCACCCGTGACGTATTTATCTGGCTCCCGTCCGCCGGATGGCGACCGCGAAACGGGAAATCCAGGAAAAAAAGCATTACATTTTCGTCGGAACACGGCGGGCTTCTGACGTTGGCCCGCCGCACGCGGCGATGCCACGGGGGACGCGATAGGGACGGCCGTCGCGTGCCGACCGCGGATGGGTGGAGTCCGAGTCGGCTGCTCGCTGGACGCAGTGGCTCCGGCTCAGGAcgagcgccgccgcagccgcgtgCGCACGCGGCCCGGGCTGTGGAATCCGACGGCGGAGGACGCTTTGCCACGAAGGATTCGCggttctctctcctccctggtGTAGACGACGGGAGATTGATTTGCgtgccgcccccccccccccccccccccccccccccccccccccaggtGGTGTGGACGTGTGGTCGTGTGGATGCCTGGATGGATGATTTGGATGGTGGTGTCCGTCTTGTGGCGTGATCGATTGATTGGGTCAAATGGCGGTGGTTGTGGTCTAAACTCTAGGGCTGCAAGGTTGCGCCACTTGGTTGTTTCGATTAAGAAAATGGCAAAAATGCCAGCTGGACATCGGTTTCAATCGGTCAGCTGCTGGTCAGTGATTCAGTGGAGCAAGAGGCAAATTAAGCAACGGGACGAGAGCTGAAGAAGCTTCCACAGAAGTCGAAATTACCTTAGTGTTTAGTTAAactagcacctgtcacatcggatgtctaatactaattagaaattttaaatataatctaattatatggaatctaattcgcgagacgaatctattaaacctaattagtccatgatctgacaatgtggtgctacagtaaccatttgctaatgatggattaattagctttaatagattcgtctcgcgaattagactccatctgtgcaattagttttataattagcttatgtttagtctcctaattagcatccgaacatccgatgtgaccctgctaaaatttaggacctcgtatccaaataccccctagCAACACGTCACCAGACAGTTAAGAGGataaaaaacaaagaaacattCGCCAGACGCCCAGACGCTAGAATCcccaacgagctatacagacaCGGCACACTATTTCCAGCAGCAGAACACCGTGTTGTATAGCTTTCCACAAGAACTAGTATAAAAGCATCCACCCGAATTCAGATTAACTTATGATACAAGTCCACTCACTGGCTGTTATTAGTCTAGAGAGTTACAGAAACTAGATGTCAAGCCTCCATGTATTCGGTATCATGTCAACCCAGTTCCTGTCCTGCACCTATAAGTTTACACCGAAGGACCTGTTTATGACTTGAAGCTAGCCCACCAGAGGATAGGTGgccacaagaagaagaaaaaaaatcaggacGTTGCCATCCTACAAAGCATATTACTACAAGTAGCAGCATGCCAGCATCTCATCGCTGACGTCTTGCTACGAATGCAACTGAGCAGATGAAGGCAAGACAGTAGCCTGTCAGTCGGTGGAATCTGAGGCTAGTCGCGCAGGTTCACAAATTTGCTTGGCTGTCGAGAAGCAAAAGCTGCTTAGCTTCAGCGACATGGATCCGGACGGCTTCAAGATCTGTTGCCACCTTTTCGCTAACGGGTAGCATGGATTGATCCAGACTGCAAGAGGTTAAGCTTCTTCCGTGTTGCAGAAGCTCACCCAGCTCCCGCATCGCTTGATTTAGCTTCAAGTGCAGTTCATCCAGGCCCCTGGCTTGATGCTGCAAGGACTCCTCACACACCTTGATCTCTTCCTCCTTCAAGTTCACATGGAAAACACAGTCCTGGTAGTCAATCAGCAAGGCCTCCATGTTCTTCGCCTCACCCTCCCAAACCTCTGTCAACGTGTTGTCACGGATAAACTTCTCAATGTCTGCTTCCAGCAAGGAGAGGCAGCAATCTTCTATTTCTGTTTCAAGGAGTGCAATCTCGCAATCAATATAATCACACTTCTGCATACTTTTTATTTCCTTGTGAACCATGCGAAGCTGTTCACGGGCGTTCTGCAGTT is a genomic window containing:
- the LOC117835087 gene encoding uncharacterized protein, whose product is MREYGRHGEEEEHEPQPGCGEGAGQAAANCAAVCCCCPLALLDVLLLVTVKLPAGVMRRVKRRRRRHRVSRKKRSAAAVAEPASPSGSSGKAMIGAASSPLETEEEEAAAAVSEFEREIMSSRFYGAGFWRTVSSGSSSSASMRHQ